The following proteins are co-located in the Vigna angularis cultivar LongXiaoDou No.4 chromosome 2, ASM1680809v1, whole genome shotgun sequence genome:
- the LOC108328165 gene encoding uncharacterized acetyltransferase At3g50280: MSSPCDSVSMISKCKVVPQKNSTTGDLKLSISDLNMLLCHYIQKGCLFTTPSLPSQALIPHLTKALSHTLSLFPPFAGRLKTDVDGYVYITCNDAGVDFIHATATHISLADLLSPSDVHPTTKHLFPFHHKISYTAHSSPIMAFQVTELADGVFIGCAVCHAVTDGASFWNFFNTFAAISRGETACLSSLPDFRRDSILTSKVVLQLPKEIKATFNVEAPFRERIFSFSRESIQKLKALVNKRPIMFTPENIDVADETMAKLNTDTQLKTATEGVRGETTEISSFQSLCALMWKCVTRARNMEKTKVTSFRTAANIRQRMKPKLGDCYFGNALQSITTCATVGDVVIKDLQWCAEQLNRSVKAFDSATVQRNVENWEREPKCYELGNHDGATVQMGSSPRFPMYDNDFGWGRPITVRSGGANKFDGKMSAFPGRNGDGSVDVEVVLAPETMAQLESDPEFMLYVSAQCVETRV, from the exons ATGTCTTCACCTTGTGATTCAGTGAGTATGATCTCAAAATGCAAAGTCGTTCCTCAGAAGAACTCTACTACGGGAGATCTGAAACTCTCAATCTCAGACCTTAACATGCTCTTATGTCACTACATCCAAAAGGGCTGTCTCTTCACGACCCCATCTCTACCGTCACAAGCTCTCATCCCTCATCTCACCAAAGCACTATCTCATACCCTCTCGCTTTTTCCTCCCTTTGCAGGTCGCCTCAAAACCGATGTTGACGGCTATGTCTACATCACATGCAACGACGCTGGCGTCGATTTCATCCACGCTACCGCCACTCATATCTCCCTCGCCGACCTCCTGTCACCCTCCGATGTTCATCCAACCACTAAGCACCTCTTTCCTTTCCACCACAAAATTAGTTACACGGCTCATTCCTCCCCTATCATGGCCTTTCAGGTCACCGAGCTTGCCGACGGTGTTTTCATAGGTTGTGCTGTCTGTCACGCCGTCACCGACGGTGCCTCCTTCTGGAACTTCTTTAACACTTTCGCAGCAATTTCTCGAGGAGAAACCGCTTGTCTCTCCAGCCTCCCGGATTTTCGTCGGGATTCCATCCTCACCTCCAAGGTCGTGCTTCAACTTCCGAAAG AAATAAAGGCCACCTTCAACGTTGAGGCACCATTTCGCGAGAGAATCTTCAGTTTCAGCCGTGAATCAATTCAGAAGCTGAAAGCCTTAGTGAACAAACGTCCGATCATGTTCACGCCAGAGAACATTGATGTCGCGGATGAGACGATGGCGAAGCTGAACACTGACACACAACTGAAAACAGCTACAGAAGGCGTAAGGGGTGAAACAacagagatttcttcattccaATCGTTGTGCGCACTGATGTGGAAGTGCGTGACTAGGGCGAGGAATATGGAGAAGACTAAAGTGACGTCGTTTCGAACTGCCGCTAATATTCGGCAACGCATGAAGCCCAAATTGGGGGATTGTTACTTCGGGAATGCGCTTCAGAGCATTACCACGTGTGCAACAGTGGGTGATGTGGTTATCAAGGACCTTCAATGGTGCGCAGAGCAACTGAATCGGAGCGTGAAGGCGTTTGATAGCGCCACGGTGCAGCGTAATGTGGAGAACTGGGAGCGTGAGCCAAAGTGCTACGAGTTAGGCAACCATGACGGCGCCACTGTGCAGATGGGAAGCTCGCCAAGATTTCCGATGTATGACAACGATTTTGGATGGGGGAGGCCCATAACGGTTCGGAGCGGCGGAGCAAACAAGTTTGACGGTAAAATGTCGGCTTTTCCTGGAAGAAATGGCGATGGCAGCGTCGATGTGGAGGTGGTTTTGGCGCCTGAAACAATGGCGCAACTCGAGTCCGATCCCGAATTCATGCTTTACGTGTCTGCCCAATGCGTAGAGACACGTGTTTGA
- the LOC108328370 gene encoding uncharacterized acetyltransferase At3g50280 isoform X1 encodes MSSSYTSLCEEMAVISKCTVVPHQNSTLGDLKLSISDLNMFLAHYIQKGCLFTTPSHPSHTLIPHLTNALSRTLSIFPPLAGRFKTNAHGHVYIACNDAGVDFIHATATNLSVTDLLSPSDVHSAFKKFFPFHHKLSYTAHSSPIMAIQVTELADGIFIGCAVCHAVTDGSSFWNFFNTFSAVSRGLICPSRLPDFHRESILMSKVVLRLPQVEMKVTFDVDSPFRERIFSFSRESIQKLKGSVNNSRKIFGAEKEEVDVELMAKLSNDTALKKVAVGETTEISSFQALCALMWRCVTRARNLEKGKTTTLRMAVNVRQRSEPKLGDCYFGNAIQSIVTHAVVGDVVSMDLGWCAEQVHKSVTAFSSDTVRRNVENWEREPKCFELGNHDGATVQMGSSPRFPMYDNDFGWGRPLAVRSGGANKFDGKLSAFPGRNGGGSTDLEVVLAPETMARLESDPEYMIYVCG; translated from the exons ATGAGTTCTTCTTATACTTCTCTGTGTGAAGAAATGGCTGTGATATCAAAATGCACTGTTGTGCCTCACCAAAACTCCACTCTCGGAGACCTAAAGCTCTCCATCTCAGACCTTAACATGTTTTTGGCTCACTACATCCAAAAGGGCTGTCTCTTCACCACCCCATCTCACCCCTCTCACACTCTCATCCCTCACCTCACCAACGCGCTTTCTCGCACGCTCTCAATTTTTCCTCCTTTAGCTGGCCGATTCAAAACCAATGCCCACGGCCACGTCTATATCGCATGCAACGACGCTGGCGTTGACTTCATCCACGCCACCGCCACCAATCTCTCTGTCACCGACCTCCTGTCGCCGTCCGATGTCCACTCGGCCTTTAAGAAATTCTTCCCTTTCCACCACAAACTCAGTTACACCGCCCATTCCTCCCCCATCATGGCCATTCAGGTCACTGAACTCGCAGACGGTATTTTCATCGGTTGCGCCGTCTGCCATGCTGTTACCGACGGCTCCTCCTTTTGGAACTTCTTCAACACCTTTTCTGCGGTTTCTCGAGGACTCATATGTCCCTCTAGGCTCCCGGATTTTCACCGGGAATCAATCCTCATGTCGAAAGTCGTTCTTCGATTGCCCCAAG tAGAAATGAAGGTCACCTTCGATGTTGACTCGCCCTTTCGAGAGAGAATCTTCAGTTTCAGCCGTGAATCGATCCAGAAGTTGAAAGGCTCGGTGAACAACAGTAGGAAAATATTTGGAGCAGAGAAGGAGGAGGTGGACGTTGAGTTAATGGCGAAGCTGAGCAATGACACAGCATTGAAAAAGGTCGCAGTGGGCGAAACGACAGAGATCTCTTCGTTTCAGGCCTTATGCGCACTGATGTGGCGTTGCGTGACTAGAGCAAGGAATTTGGAGAAGGGTAAAACGACGACGCTCCGAATGGCAGTTAATGTTCGGCAACGTTCGGAGCCTAAGTTGGGGGATTGTTACTTCGGGAATGCGATTCAAAGCATCGTGACGCATGCAGTAGTTGGTGACGTGGTGTCCATGGACCTTGGCTGGTGTGCGGAACAGGTGCACAAGAGCGTGACGGCGTTCAGTAGTGATACGGTGCGTCGTAACGTGGAGAATTGGGAGCGTGAGCCGAAGTGCTTCGAGTTAGGGAACCATGACGGTGCCACCGTGCAGATGGGAAGCTCTCCAAGATTTCCGATGTACGACAACGATTTCGGGTGGGGACGGCCATTGGCCGTGAGAAGTGGTGGAGCTAACAAGTTCGATGGAAAACTGTCGGCGTTTCCCGGGAGAAATGGCGGTGGCAGCACCGATTTGGAAGTGGTTTTGGCGCCTGAGACGATGGCCCGTCTGGAGTCTGATCCTGAGTATATGATTTATGTGTGTGGATAA
- the LOC108328370 gene encoding uncharacterized acetyltransferase At3g50280 isoform X2, translating into MSSSYTSLCEEMAVISKCTVVPHQNSTLGDLKLSISDLNMFLAHYIQKGCLFTTPSHPSHTLIPHLTNALSRTLSIFPPLAGRFKTNAHGHVYIACNDAGVDFIHATATNLSVTDLLSPSDVHSAFKKFFPFHHKLSYTAHSSPIMAIQVTELADGIFIGCAVCHAVTDGSSFWNFFNTFSAVSRGLICPSRLPDFHRESILMSKVVLRLPQEMKVTFDVDSPFRERIFSFSRESIQKLKGSVNNSRKIFGAEKEEVDVELMAKLSNDTALKKVAVGETTEISSFQALCALMWRCVTRARNLEKGKTTTLRMAVNVRQRSEPKLGDCYFGNAIQSIVTHAVVGDVVSMDLGWCAEQVHKSVTAFSSDTVRRNVENWEREPKCFELGNHDGATVQMGSSPRFPMYDNDFGWGRPLAVRSGGANKFDGKLSAFPGRNGGGSTDLEVVLAPETMARLESDPEYMIYVCG; encoded by the exons ATGAGTTCTTCTTATACTTCTCTGTGTGAAGAAATGGCTGTGATATCAAAATGCACTGTTGTGCCTCACCAAAACTCCACTCTCGGAGACCTAAAGCTCTCCATCTCAGACCTTAACATGTTTTTGGCTCACTACATCCAAAAGGGCTGTCTCTTCACCACCCCATCTCACCCCTCTCACACTCTCATCCCTCACCTCACCAACGCGCTTTCTCGCACGCTCTCAATTTTTCCTCCTTTAGCTGGCCGATTCAAAACCAATGCCCACGGCCACGTCTATATCGCATGCAACGACGCTGGCGTTGACTTCATCCACGCCACCGCCACCAATCTCTCTGTCACCGACCTCCTGTCGCCGTCCGATGTCCACTCGGCCTTTAAGAAATTCTTCCCTTTCCACCACAAACTCAGTTACACCGCCCATTCCTCCCCCATCATGGCCATTCAGGTCACTGAACTCGCAGACGGTATTTTCATCGGTTGCGCCGTCTGCCATGCTGTTACCGACGGCTCCTCCTTTTGGAACTTCTTCAACACCTTTTCTGCGGTTTCTCGAGGACTCATATGTCCCTCTAGGCTCCCGGATTTTCACCGGGAATCAATCCTCATGTCGAAAGTCGTTCTTCGATTGCCCCAAG AAATGAAGGTCACCTTCGATGTTGACTCGCCCTTTCGAGAGAGAATCTTCAGTTTCAGCCGTGAATCGATCCAGAAGTTGAAAGGCTCGGTGAACAACAGTAGGAAAATATTTGGAGCAGAGAAGGAGGAGGTGGACGTTGAGTTAATGGCGAAGCTGAGCAATGACACAGCATTGAAAAAGGTCGCAGTGGGCGAAACGACAGAGATCTCTTCGTTTCAGGCCTTATGCGCACTGATGTGGCGTTGCGTGACTAGAGCAAGGAATTTGGAGAAGGGTAAAACGACGACGCTCCGAATGGCAGTTAATGTTCGGCAACGTTCGGAGCCTAAGTTGGGGGATTGTTACTTCGGGAATGCGATTCAAAGCATCGTGACGCATGCAGTAGTTGGTGACGTGGTGTCCATGGACCTTGGCTGGTGTGCGGAACAGGTGCACAAGAGCGTGACGGCGTTCAGTAGTGATACGGTGCGTCGTAACGTGGAGAATTGGGAGCGTGAGCCGAAGTGCTTCGAGTTAGGGAACCATGACGGTGCCACCGTGCAGATGGGAAGCTCTCCAAGATTTCCGATGTACGACAACGATTTCGGGTGGGGACGGCCATTGGCCGTGAGAAGTGGTGGAGCTAACAAGTTCGATGGAAAACTGTCGGCGTTTCCCGGGAGAAATGGCGGTGGCAGCACCGATTTGGAAGTGGTTTTGGCGCCTGAGACGATGGCCCGTCTGGAGTCTGATCCTGAGTATATGATTTATGTGTGTGGATAA